One genomic region from Haloarcula taiwanensis encodes:
- a CDS encoding 5-(carboxyamino)imidazole ribonucleotide mutase has translation MSADSVQSLIDQLHDEAEMDRPNDLTPDVGIIMGSDSDLPTMAGGQGKRPGAYAALADELGFEEQTDYTDAPESRFTFETFVCSAHRTPDLMYAYAETAADRGVDVIIAGAGGKSADLPNMTASIAYPLPVIGVPVQEKSVDSVIGMPQGAPITAVDAGKSFNAALSAVQILARQYDELRDRLVSYHEGLQTDVGEASRDLHELGTPGFKREYWDE, from the coding sequence CGAGATGGACCGGCCGAACGACCTGACGCCCGACGTCGGCATCATCATGGGATCTGACTCGGACCTGCCGACGATGGCCGGCGGGCAGGGCAAGCGGCCGGGAGCTTACGCCGCGCTCGCGGACGAACTCGGCTTCGAGGAACAGACGGACTACACCGACGCGCCCGAGAGCCGCTTCACCTTCGAGACGTTCGTCTGCTCGGCCCACCGGACGCCAGATCTGATGTACGCGTACGCGGAGACGGCCGCCGACCGCGGTGTCGACGTTATTATCGCCGGTGCTGGCGGCAAATCCGCGGACCTGCCGAACATGACCGCCAGCATCGCCTATCCGCTGCCTGTCATCGGTGTCCCAGTGCAGGAGAAGTCCGTCGACTCGGTCATCGGGATGCCACAGGGCGCGCCCATCACCGCGGTCGACGCCGGCAAGTCCTTCAACGCCGCGCTCTCCGCGGTACAGATTCTCGCACGACAGTACGACGAACTCCGTGACCGCCTCGTCTCATATCACGAGGGTCTGCAGACTGACGTCGGCGAGGCGTCACGTGATCTCCACGAACTCGGGACGCCCGGATTCAAACGCGAGTACTGGGACGAGTGA
- a CDS encoding NADH dehydrogenase, with protein MSNPWIAIGALAVVALAIPLTMMAVSSLLRPSVPEQGKRTTYESGEVPTGSSRQIKFNIQYYMVALLFVVFDIETVFIFPWTVIYSDAVAAVGMTQALLPMVVFIGILAVGLGWAWRNGAVQWVRSPRATKGADTYE; from the coding sequence ATGAGTAATCCATGGATCGCCATCGGCGCGCTCGCGGTCGTGGCACTGGCCATCCCACTGACGATGATGGCAGTTTCGAGCCTCTTGCGGCCCAGCGTGCCGGAACAAGGCAAACGCACCACCTACGAGTCCGGTGAAGTGCCGACTGGCAGCAGTCGACAGATCAAGTTTAATATCCAGTACTACATGGTCGCGCTGCTGTTCGTCGTCTTCGACATCGAGACCGTCTTCATTTTCCCGTGGACGGTCATCTACAGCGACGCCGTCGCTGCGGTCGGGATGACCCAGGCACTGCTACCGATGGTCGTATTCATCGGAATTCTCGCCGTTGGACTCGGTTGGGCCTGGCGTAACGGTGCAGTTCAGTGGGTGCGCAGTCCGCGCGCCACGAAGGGGGCAGACACATATGAGTAG
- a CDS encoding NADH dehydrogenase yields MSSDQTPPAVEDVSTQEARMGDGADDRFNSTLREAFGSTPFILTKFDKFMNWVRGSSMFMLQFGIACCSIEMIHTYAIKHDLDRFGSGVPRASPRQADVIIVPGTIVSKFAPRMKRVYDQMPEPKFVVSMGSCTISGGPFQEGYNVIKGAEEVIPVDIHVPGCPPRPEALIYGVAKLQERIAEGESSPVTVKPYELEQFGDLEQDELVDKLASEIDEEDLVMRYNWNDSP; encoded by the coding sequence ATGAGTAGTGACCAGACACCACCGGCTGTCGAAGACGTATCGACACAGGAAGCCCGCATGGGTGACGGGGCCGACGACCGCTTCAACTCGACGCTACGCGAGGCGTTCGGGTCGACGCCGTTCATCCTGACCAAGTTCGACAAGTTCATGAACTGGGTCCGGGGCTCCTCGATGTTCATGCTGCAGTTCGGGATCGCCTGCTGTAGCATCGAGATGATCCACACCTACGCGATCAAGCACGACCTCGACCGCTTCGGTTCGGGGGTGCCACGCGCGTCCCCGCGCCAAGCGGACGTTATCATCGTCCCGGGGACCATCGTCTCGAAGTTCGCCCCGCGGATGAAGCGTGTCTACGATCAGATGCCCGAGCCGAAGTTCGTCGTCTCGATGGGATCCTGTACCATTTCCGGCGGCCCGTTCCAGGAAGGGTACAACGTCATCAAGGGCGCGGAAGAGGTCATTCCGGTCGACATCCACGTGCCGGGCTGTCCGCCACGCCCCGAGGCACTCATCTACGGCGTCGCCAAGCTGCAAGAGCGCATCGCCGAGGGTGAGTCCTCGCCAGTGACCGTCAAGCCCTACGAACTGGAGCAGTTCGGTGATCTCGAACAGGACGAGCTCGTGGACAAACTCGCCAGCGAAATCGACGAGGAAGACCTCGTCATGCGGTACAACTGGAACGACTCTCCATAA